GCTGGCCTCGAACCAATTAAAGTGAATTGTGTGATTGAGAAGAGTTCAGATGAGCCTGATGCAAAACAAGTGGAGGAGTATTGCAGAGAAAATGGATTGGAGGTGCGTTTTATTCATCAGATGGATTTGCATACAGGAGAGTTTTACCAGGTGGAAGGTGGAATTGGCGGTAATTGCAGTCTGTGTAACCGTTTAAGGCTCACAGCAAATGGCATGATAAAACCTTGTCTCTTCAGTGAGCAGGATTTTGATGTGAGAAAGCTTGGTGCAAGAAATGCCTTACTCGCCGCGCTCGAAAACAAACCCGCCTGCGGAACAATTAACCAAAGCGGACGTTTTTATAATATAGGAGGTTAAGACCCAAAATATGAATGAATTAACACATACCGATGCCCGGGGCAAAGCCAACATGGTGGATGTGGGCCAGAAACCCGATCAGGTGCGGCAGGCCATCGCCGAAGGTTTCATACGTATGAAACCAGCAACCGTGCAACTGATCAAAGATAATATGATGAAAAAAGGCGATGTGCTTACAGTTGCTGAAATTGCAGGAATACAAGCCGGAAAAAAAACCAGTGAACTCATTCCGTTATGTCATCCTTTGGCGATCACAAAAATTGCCATAGAAACTACATTGGGAGATGCCGGTGTTCATGTTAAGTCCACAGCCCGTTGCACCGGTAAAACCGGGATAGAAATGGAAGCGCTCACTGCCGTCTCTGTCGCACTGCTCACCATCTATGATATGTGCAAGGCAGTGGATCAGCAGATGGTGATTGAGCATGTGAGGCTGGTGGAGAAGACGAAAGTTTAATTCAAAATTCAAAATTCAAAATTCAAGATTCAATGCGAGCCAGTGTTATTAAATAATTATCAGTGAGTCCGTGGCAACAAAAAAAACAATGGAAATTAAAGTAATATCAGTCAATATTTCAGAAGAAAAGGGAACGATTAAGAAGCCGGTTGACTTTATTGAGATCAATGAAAAAGGTGTGGTGGGTGATGCTCATGCCGGTTACTGGAACCGGCAGATCAGTCTGCTGGCAACAGAGAGCATGGAAAAATTCGGGAAGGAAGCCAACCGTGAATTCATACCCGGTGAATTTGCCGAAAACATTACCACAACAGGTGTCGCACTGCATGTTACCCGCCCACTCGACCGTTTTGTTATTGGCGAAACTGAAATGGAAGTCACGCAAATTGGCAAAAGGTGCCATGGTGATGGTTGTGCCATTTATCGTGAAGTTGGTAATTGTGTGATGCCAAAGGAAGGGATTTTTTGCCGCACCATTAAAAACGGCAAAATCAAACCTGGCGATGAAATACAATACCTGCCCAGGGTGATGCGAATTTACCTACTCACACTCAGCGACAGGGCTTCCCGAGGCGAATATGAAGACCGCAGTGGCCCGAGAACTGCTGAGCTGGTGAAAGAATTCTTTCGCCAAAACGGCTATGAAAGCATCATCGAAACTGAGATAATTCCCGATGATGCAGTTGAACTCCGCCAGAAACTGGTTGAAGCGGGCAATAAAAAATTTGATGTAGTTTTCACCACCGGTGGCACTGGTATCGGTCCCCGTGACATTACACCAGATGTGACCCGAACGCTCCTGGACAAAGAAATTCCAGGCATCATGGAGCAAATCAGGTTGAAATACGGACAGGATAAACCCAATGTCCTGTTGAGCCGAGCCGTTGCCGGCGTAATGGGCAGCACATTGGTATTCAATATGCCCGGCAGCG
The Bacteroidales bacterium DNA segment above includes these coding regions:
- the moaC gene encoding cyclic pyranopterin monophosphate synthase MoaC — translated: MNELTHTDARGKANMVDVGQKPDQVRQAIAEGFIRMKPATVQLIKDNMMKKGDVLTVAEIAGIQAGKKTSELIPLCHPLAITKIAIETTLGDAGVHVKSTARCTGKTGIEMEALTAVSVALLTIYDMCKAVDQQMVIEHVRLVEKTKV
- a CDS encoding molybdenum cofactor synthesis protein, which produces MEIKVISVNISEEKGTIKKPVDFIEINEKGVVGDAHAGYWNRQISLLATESMEKFGKEANREFIPGEFAENITTTGVALHVTRPLDRFVIGETEMEVTQIGKRCHGDGCAIYREVGNCVMPKEGIFCRTIKNGKIKPGDEIQYLPRVMRIYLLTLSDRASRGEYEDRSGPRTAELVKEFFRQNGYESIIETEIIPDDAVELRQKLVEAGNKKFDVVFTTGGTGIGPRDITPDVTRTLLDKEIPGIMEQIRLKYGQDKPNVLLSRAVAGVMGSTLVFNMPGSVRAIQEYTTEIFKSIKHMIYMLHGLDLH